The following coding sequences lie in one Psychrilyobacter atlanticus DSM 19335 genomic window:
- a CDS encoding M20 metallopeptidase family protein, with the protein MSRLCEIDKVLHSMPEIALKEYKTAEFIRNSLNKRGIPYDISAETGTLVYFQGEDLEVTAFRADIDALPLADDSNHISPSLNSGFSHACGHSGHASALLETILRVDENIKKGIKLKKSLLFIFQPGEEGVGGAKYIIKSESFEKYKDRIKCFFATHVKPDISQGIVSIREGYLSAQNINLNWDIEGQGCHGAYPHMGIDIVVVISDLIGAYQTIRSRNIDPDDMYILTIGKFLTGSKIDGEFKPGGARNIIPNNIELEGTIRVFDPKYIEISKKRMESINRGYEEAYGIKINMDFQPNYPPMINDSQLYRKMTEVLKSLDVKYEDSKKMTGSEDFSFYRNIAPTFMFFTGIRDEEKGHTSPLHSPSFGYDFQALETIIKVYMGIIYSE; encoded by the coding sequence TTGAGTAGATTGTGCGAGATAGATAAGGTATTACACTCTATGCCTGAAATAGCCTTAAAGGAATATAAAACTGCAGAATTTATAAGAAACAGCTTGAACAAAAGGGGGATTCCCTATGATATTTCAGCAGAAACAGGGACTTTAGTTTATTTTCAAGGAGAGGATCTTGAGGTCACGGCTTTTAGAGCAGATATAGATGCACTTCCACTAGCAGATGATTCAAATCATATCTCACCATCTTTAAATTCTGGTTTTTCTCATGCTTGCGGTCATTCGGGACACGCATCAGCTTTACTTGAAACAATCTTACGGGTAGATGAAAATATAAAAAAAGGAATAAAACTAAAAAAATCTCTTTTATTTATCTTCCAACCTGGAGAGGAGGGAGTAGGAGGAGCTAAATATATAATAAAAAGTGAGTCTTTTGAAAAATATAAGGATAGAATAAAATGCTTTTTTGCAACCCATGTGAAACCAGATATATCTCAGGGGATCGTATCTATCAGAGAAGGCTATTTATCTGCTCAAAATATAAACCTTAACTGGGATATAGAAGGCCAGGGGTGTCATGGTGCCTACCCTCATATGGGAATAGATATTGTAGTGGTGATATCTGATCTCATAGGTGCATATCAAACAATAAGATCTAGAAATATTGATCCAGATGATATGTATATCTTGACTATAGGTAAATTTTTGACAGGATCTAAGATAGATGGCGAGTTTAAACCTGGAGGAGCAAGAAATATTATACCTAATAATATAGAGCTAGAGGGTACAATAAGGGTGTTTGATCCTAAATATATAGAGATATCTAAAAAAAGGATGGAATCCATAAATCGGGGATACGAAGAAGCCTATGGTATCAAGATTAATATGGATTTCCAGCCAAACTATCCTCCTATGATTAATGATTCACAACTATATAGAAAGATGACCGAGGTCTTAAAAAGTTTGGATGTTAAGTATGAGGACTCTAAAAAAATGACAGGATCGGAAGACTTTTCCTTCTATAGGAATATAGCTCCTACTTTTATGTTTTTTACAGGAATAAGGGATGAGGAGAAGGGACATACTTCACCACTACACAGTCCTTCCTTTGGTTATGATTTTCAAGCTTTAGAGACAATAATTAAAGTGTATATGGGAATTATATATTCAGAATAG
- a CDS encoding YegS/Rv2252/BmrU family lipid kinase: MKKVKLIYNPFSGNNKIINEIDTIIGVYQKHGYQLIPFRISYEASLEDAFTDLNDGGWDHLLLAGGDGSVSDSINMMKKKKIDLPVGILPTGTANDFAKCIGIPGTMGEACEQIINSKSKKIDLGYVNGKFFINVLSFGLFTEVSQNTPTNLKNTMGKLAYYINGIKELPKFKKLKVFVEGEEYFYVGDAFLVFIFNGKTAGNINIAYKAELDDGMLDVIIVKADLVHTAKSFLNFLIRNHLEDSDDGITYFRTNNIRIDCAEEIRTDIDGEKGPEFPLHISCKEHSLNILGYRKVEPKHIDKFLENLRSSLPKKTK; encoded by the coding sequence GTGAAAAAAGTAAAGTTAATATATAATCCATTTTCAGGGAATAATAAAATAATAAATGAGATAGATACGATAATAGGAGTATATCAAAAACACGGATATCAATTAATACCGTTTAGAATCTCCTATGAAGCTTCTTTAGAAGATGCTTTTACAGATTTGAATGATGGGGGTTGGGATCATCTACTCCTAGCTGGTGGAGATGGATCAGTTAGTGACAGTATCAATATGATGAAAAAAAAGAAAATAGATCTACCTGTTGGTATCTTACCCACGGGAACAGCCAATGATTTTGCTAAATGTATAGGAATACCTGGTACTATGGGAGAAGCCTGTGAACAGATAATAAATTCTAAATCAAAAAAAATAGATCTAGGATACGTCAATGGAAAATTTTTTATAAATGTACTGAGTTTTGGATTGTTTACAGAAGTATCGCAAAACACTCCTACAAATCTTAAAAATACCATGGGAAAATTGGCTTATTATATCAATGGGATCAAGGAACTTCCAAAATTTAAGAAATTAAAGGTCTTTGTAGAGGGAGAAGAATATTTTTATGTAGGAGATGCTTTTTTAGTATTTATTTTTAACGGGAAAACAGCTGGGAACATTAATATTGCATATAAAGCAGAGTTAGATGATGGAATGTTAGATGTAATAATAGTAAAAGCAGATCTAGTACATACAGCTAAATCATTTTTAAACTTTTTAATTAGAAATCATTTAGAAGACAGTGATGATGGGATAACTTATTTCAGAACCAATAATATCAGGATAGATTGTGCTGAAGAGATCCGTACCGATATAGATGGAGAAAAAGGACCAGAGTTTCCACTACATATAAGCTGTAAAGAACATAGTTTAAATATCCTAGGATATAGGAAGGTCGAACCCAAACATATAGACAAATTTTTAGAAAATCTGAGATCGAGCTTACCTAAAAAAACAAAGTAA
- a CDS encoding cob(I)yrinic acid a,c-diamide adenosyltransferase produces MSISTKGGDRGKTSLWSGERIAKNNVRVEAYGTIDELNSHLGEAKHYVKLEKVKEIIEGIQHDLFRVGGSLATVGGFSKPVEKYHVDHITNMVHELEKEFEFKGFIVPGMTLQSAKLDIARTIARRAERRILSLADETEISEEVKKYINRLSDLIYLLARLEEKAEGKLKLEEWK; encoded by the coding sequence ATGTCTATAAGTACTAAGGGTGGAGATAGAGGAAAAACATCTCTTTGGAGCGGCGAAAGAATAGCAAAGAATAATGTCAGGGTAGAAGCCTATGGAACAATAGATGAGTTGAATTCACACCTTGGAGAAGCAAAACATTATGTGAAACTAGAAAAGGTAAAAGAGATAATAGAAGGGATACAGCATGATCTATTCAGGGTTGGAGGAAGTTTGGCTACTGTAGGGGGATTTAGTAAACCAGTTGAAAAGTATCATGTCGACCACATCACGAATATGGTGCATGAGCTGGAAAAAGAGTTTGAATTCAAAGGTTTTATAGTGCCGGGAATGACGCTGCAGTCTGCTAAACTAGATATAGCCAGAACTATAGCCAGGAGAGCTGAAAGAAGGATACTATCCTTGGCAGATGAGACAGAAATAAGTGAAGAAGTGAAAAAATATATAAACAGACTTTCTGATCTTATATATCTTTTAGCAAGGCTAGAAGAAAAAGCTGAGGGGAAGTTAAAGTTAGAGGAATGGAAATAA
- a CDS encoding nucleoside kinase — protein sequence MNLKYFSTLKFIFIKATNDLFPNSKVKILHSLNNGVLGEIIRENSITEEEVQLIKERMSEIIHSDILVKRQDMKSCKFVKNSCFDRREDIARLVEYSPDHDISLYEMDGFYDFFHNGLFPSTGYINLFDILKYEDDNGIILKAPVKEGVYTLPKTVDHPKLAKIFCESERWGEILDIPDVGALNKISQEDDIGELIRVNEALHEKKLAYIADEITNCRDIKLVTVAGPSSSGKTTFTKRLAIQLRANGVKPVVVSLDNYYRGRKYIPLDENGEKDFESIDGLDLNLLNDHLVKLTAGEEVEVPIYNFHTGQRETKGVKTQLSENGLLLIEGIHGLNEKLTSHIEKKHKFKIYISCLTALNIDDHNRIPTSEVRKLRRIVRDSLSRGTSANGTLDMWDSIRKGEGKNIFPYQEEADAIFNSNLIYELGVLKRYATKELEKIDSSSQHYEEAIRLIKFLSYFREIDKELVPDNSILKEFIGGSYFYKY from the coding sequence ATGAACCTAAAATACTTTTCAACATTAAAATTTATATTTATTAAAGCTACAAATGATCTGTTTCCAAATTCAAAAGTAAAGATTCTTCACTCACTAAATAATGGAGTTTTAGGAGAAATCATAAGGGAAAATAGTATCACAGAAGAGGAAGTTCAATTGATCAAAGAAAGGATGAGTGAGATAATACATTCGGATATCCTTGTAAAGAGACAAGATATGAAAAGTTGTAAATTTGTTAAAAATTCATGTTTTGATCGTAGGGAAGATATAGCCAGATTGGTTGAATATTCACCTGATCATGATATAAGTTTATATGAGATGGATGGATTTTATGACTTTTTCCACAATGGGTTGTTCCCCAGCACTGGTTATATTAACTTATTTGATATCCTAAAATATGAAGATGACAATGGAATAATTTTAAAAGCCCCTGTGAAAGAAGGGGTATATACGCTTCCTAAAACTGTAGATCACCCTAAATTAGCAAAGATATTTTGTGAGAGTGAAAGGTGGGGTGAAATATTGGATATTCCAGATGTAGGAGCACTGAATAAAATAAGCCAAGAGGATGATATCGGAGAATTAATAAGAGTCAATGAGGCATTACATGAAAAAAAATTAGCTTATATAGCAGATGAGATAACTAACTGTAGAGATATTAAACTGGTTACGGTAGCGGGGCCTTCTTCATCAGGAAAAACTACATTTACCAAAAGGCTAGCTATTCAGTTAAGGGCAAATGGAGTAAAACCGGTAGTGGTATCTTTGGACAATTATTATAGAGGAAGAAAATATATCCCTTTAGATGAAAATGGGGAAAAAGATTTTGAATCTATAGATGGATTGGATTTAAATTTATTGAATGACCATCTGGTCAAGTTAACAGCAGGGGAGGAAGTAGAAGTTCCTATATATAATTTTCATACTGGACAGAGGGAAACCAAGGGAGTCAAGACTCAGCTTTCTGAAAATGGACTATTATTGATAGAAGGAATTCATGGTCTAAATGAAAAATTAACCAGTCATATTGAGAAAAAACATAAATTTAAGATCTACATTAGTTGTTTGACTGCATTAAATATTGATGATCATAATAGGATACCAACAAGTGAAGTTAGGAAATTAAGAAGAATTGTGAGGGATTCATTGTCCCGTGGAACTTCTGCTAATGGAACTTTGGATATGTGGGACTCTATACGAAAAGGAGAGGGAAAAAATATTTTCCCGTACCAGGAAGAAGCTGATGCAATATTTAACTCTAATTTAATATATGAATTAGGAGTATTAAAAAGATATGCAACAAAGGAGTTGGAGAAGATAGACTCATCTAGCCAACACTATGAGGAAGCTATAAGACTCATAAAATTCTTGAGTTACTTCAGAGAAATAGATAAAGAACTGGTACCAGATAATTCCATATTAAAGGAATTTATAGGTGGAAGTTATTTTTATAAGTATTAG
- a CDS encoding NAD(P)/FAD-dependent oxidoreductase, protein MKYLILGNGIAGISAAISVREHDVTGEISVVTKSPMPFYYRIRLIEYLAKKTPIEKLIAYGDAYYDDKEIKVTLNKEAVRIDSENKKVEFEDGSVMTYDRLLLATGARPRYPNIEGMDKKGILKFRGASDSDEIIRHIEICDRVVVLGGGILGIEAANSLVNSGKDVTVIESADRLLHRQLDREGSDILQKTLEEKNIKFILGKTIKKVLGDKSVKGIEFEDGTIFDTGCVVLSAGIIPRLELCESGGIEFNKGIIVDEHMETNVKGIFAAGDAAEYKGTLYGLWAPSKEQGEVAGGNMTGIKIRNYNPTMPEVRLKVTGISLFSGGNIDENGAVVYRYNKNGIYRKFFVRDNRIVGAILIGDMKTSMRAGHFIRSKEGPEALDGLYE, encoded by the coding sequence ATGAAATATCTTATATTAGGAAATGGAATTGCAGGAATATCTGCTGCGATTTCTGTGAGAGAACACGATGTAACAGGGGAAATATCTGTTGTAACCAAGTCACCTATGCCATTTTATTACAGGATAAGACTTATTGAATATCTTGCAAAAAAAACACCTATAGAAAAATTGATAGCTTATGGAGATGCTTATTATGATGATAAGGAGATAAAAGTAACTTTAAATAAGGAGGCTGTTAGGATAGATAGTGAAAATAAAAAAGTAGAATTTGAAGATGGAAGTGTAATGACTTATGACAGGCTACTTTTGGCTACAGGAGCTAGACCTCGTTACCCAAATATAGAAGGGATGGATAAGAAAGGCATCCTTAAATTTCGTGGAGCCAGTGATTCAGATGAGATAATAAGGCATATAGAGATATGTGATCGTGTTGTGGTATTAGGGGGAGGAATTTTAGGGATAGAAGCTGCTAATTCATTGGTAAACTCAGGCAAAGATGTTACTGTGATAGAATCGGCTGATAGGTTGCTCCACAGGCAATTAGACAGGGAAGGGTCTGATATATTACAAAAGACATTAGAGGAAAAGAATATAAAATTTATATTGGGAAAAACTATTAAAAAGGTTTTAGGTGATAAAAGTGTAAAGGGAATAGAGTTTGAAGATGGGACGATTTTCGATACAGGATGCGTAGTTCTTTCAGCAGGGATTATTCCAAGACTGGAGTTATGTGAAAGTGGAGGGATTGAGTTTAATAAAGGAATTATTGTGGACGAACATATGGAGACTAATGTGAAGGGAATTTTTGCTGCTGGAGATGCTGCTGAATATAAGGGAACCCTTTATGGACTATGGGCACCTTCTAAAGAACAAGGAGAAGTAGCTGGTGGGAATATGACAGGGATCAAGATTCGTAACTATAACCCTACTATGCCTGAGGTACGTCTTAAAGTTACAGGGATATCTCTATTTTCGGGTGGGAATATAGATGAAAATGGGGCAGTTGTCTATAGATATAATAAAAACGGTATATATAGAAAATTTTTTGTAAGGGATAATAGGATAGTTGGAGCTATTCTTATAGGTGATATGAAAACATCCATGAGAGCTGGGCATTTTATAAGGTCAAAAGAGGGACCTGAAGCTTTGGATGGATTGTACGAATAA
- the thyA gene encoding thymidylate synthase — MNYSDKLFIQEAKDILAGATNDGLDGVRPVWSDGTTANTVAKFASITRYDLSKGLPITTLRRQYWKGAIQELIWIWVKNSNNIKDLPLKIWDSWADENGSIGKAYGYQLGKKIDFPEGNMTQVERVIYLLKNKPGDRRMVVTIWNNEDMKDMGLVPCAHTITFSVIGGKLNAVLDQRSGDFLAASGPGGYNEIQYATLVYMMAHIAGLEVGEFVHLTVNHHIYDRHIDYVKEMITIGEEFDTESELPKLIIKNEVENFFDFTIDDFDLVGYEPKSKSNKIEIAI; from the coding sequence ATGAATTATTCAGATAAATTATTTATACAGGAAGCTAAGGATATATTAGCTGGAGCTACAAATGACGGATTAGACGGAGTAAGACCTGTGTGGTCAGACGGAACTACTGCAAATACAGTAGCAAAATTTGCATCAATTACAAGATATGACTTGTCTAAAGGGTTACCGATAACTACTTTAAGACGTCAATATTGGAAGGGTGCTATACAGGAATTGATATGGATATGGGTAAAAAATTCTAATAATATCAAAGATCTTCCATTAAAAATATGGGATTCTTGGGCTGATGAAAATGGAAGTATCGGTAAAGCCTATGGATATCAGTTAGGAAAAAAGATAGATTTTCCTGAAGGAAATATGACTCAGGTAGAGAGAGTAATATATCTGTTGAAGAATAAACCTGGTGACAGAAGGATGGTAGTAACTATCTGGAACAATGAAGATATGAAAGATATGGGTCTGGTTCCTTGTGCTCATACTATTACTTTTTCTGTGATAGGTGGGAAACTTAATGCAGTCTTAGATCAACGTTCAGGAGATTTCTTAGCGGCTTCAGGACCTGGAGGATACAATGAGATACAATATGCTACTCTAGTGTATATGATGGCTCATATAGCAGGATTAGAAGTAGGGGAGTTTGTTCATCTAACTGTAAATCACCATATCTATGACAGACATATAGATTATGTAAAAGAAATGATTACCATTGGAGAAGAATTTGATACAGAATCAGAGCTACCAAAATTAATCATTAAAAACGAGGTAGAGAACTTCTTTGATTTTACCATCGATGATTTTGACCTAGTAGGATATGAACCCAAATCTAAGTCAAATAAGATTGAGATAGCTATATAG
- a CDS encoding chloramphenicol acetyltransferase: protein MKKYIDIESWPRKAQYKLFKQMDYPHFNICANVDITEMYSYVKKNEISFFRAMIFFTSKIANNITEFKYRMEDEKIVQYDFVHPAFTFLTQSEVFSFCNVDYTDDFHCFMERVEEKLELLNGKVDVEDEPNRDDRVFITSIPWVSFTSVTHPINLSPSDSIPRIAWGKYFEENGKLKLPVSVQVNHALMDGLHVGKYFSLLQDSLDNPSKNL, encoded by the coding sequence ATGAAAAAATATATAGACATTGAATCCTGGCCTAGGAAAGCACAGTATAAACTTTTTAAACAGATGGATTATCCTCATTTTAATATCTGTGCCAATGTAGATATAACTGAGATGTATTCCTATGTAAAGAAAAATGAGATATCTTTTTTCAGAGCAATGATATTTTTTACTTCTAAAATTGCAAATAATATAACAGAGTTTAAGTATAGGATGGAGGATGAGAAGATAGTACAATATGATTTTGTCCACCCGGCTTTTACATTTCTGACCCAGTCAGAAGTCTTCAGCTTTTGTAATGTTGATTATACAGATGATTTTCACTGTTTTATGGAGAGAGTTGAAGAAAAACTAGAACTATTAAATGGAAAGGTTGATGTAGAAGATGAACCTAATAGGGATGATCGTGTATTTATTACCAGTATTCCATGGGTTTCATTTACAAGTGTAACTCACCCAATAAATTTATCACCTAGTGATTCCATACCAAGGATAGCATGGGGAAAATATTTTGAAGAAAATGGGAAATTAAAATTACCGGTTTCAGTTCAGGTAAACCATGCATTGATGGATGGTCTTCATGTAGGAAAATACTTTTCTTTATTACAGGATAGTTTAGATAACCCAAGTAAAAACCTATAG
- a CDS encoding dihydrofolate reductase: protein MINMIYSISYKENIVGNSDTNDLVFNIREDLQFFKEMTIGTTMIMGRKTFESLPTGGLPKRKHVIVSNKIKTTEDAKEILGEKYIENLTFINLDGLEEYIKEESKTNNISIIGGAMLYSHFLEDKNLFALVSNVYATEVERIPVIENPVRLMGHVNLKEKCNSEVVKIGQGKDRLDNNNLVDYKVIRYFKG from the coding sequence ATGATTAATATGATCTATTCTATCTCCTACAAGGAGAACATAGTTGGAAACAGTGATACAAATGACTTGGTATTTAATATCAGGGAAGATCTTCAATTTTTTAAAGAGATGACCATTGGAACTACTATGATAATGGGAAGAAAAACCTTTGAATCTTTGCCTACTGGGGGATTACCTAAAAGGAAACATGTGATAGTTTCAAATAAAATAAAAACAACAGAAGATGCCAAAGAAATTTTAGGTGAAAAATATATTGAAAATTTAACATTTATAAATTTAGATGGGTTAGAGGAGTATATCAAGGAAGAAAGTAAGACTAATAATATTTCGATAATTGGAGGAGCTATGCTTTATTCTCACTTTTTAGAGGATAAAAATCTATTTGCTCTAGTTTCTAATGTCTATGCTACTGAGGTGGAAAGAATACCGGTGATTGAAAACCCTGTAAGACTGATGGGGCACGTTAATCTAAAAGAAAAATGCAATTCTGAAGTTGTTAAAATTGGTCAGGGAAAAGATCGATTGGACAACAACAATTTAGTAGATTACAAAGTAATTAGATATTTCAAAGGATAG
- a CDS encoding methyltransferase domain-containing protein, which translates to MNFDKKFDRYEENAHIQKVVAKELINLVPKKKYNTIFEIGAGTGVLTKNIVKNIEYKNLIVNDKYFESEEYIKDLPSVEFIGGNIEKIEIKEMDLIISSSVFQWIEDKDKLFEKISSATDTLVFSIYIKGNLGEISDHFGISLKYLDMKELKTLLTPYFKNIMEYEKEFKLAFDTPMEGLKHLKNTGVTGIGYTNTQMIRSYLSKQLTYRVGYFVCEK; encoded by the coding sequence ATGAATTTTGATAAAAAGTTTGACAGATATGAGGAAAATGCTCATATTCAAAAAGTTGTAGCAAAAGAACTAATAAATTTAGTTCCTAAAAAAAAATATAATACTATTTTTGAAATTGGTGCCGGAACAGGAGTTTTGACCAAGAATATAGTAAAAAATATAGAGTATAAAAATTTAATAGTCAACGATAAATACTTTGAGAGTGAAGAATATATAAAAGACCTGCCTTCTGTAGAATTTATAGGAGGAAATATTGAAAAAATAGAGATAAAGGAAATGGATTTAATTATATCTAGCTCAGTATTTCAATGGATAGAAGATAAAGATAAATTATTTGAAAAAATATCTAGTGCTACAGATACTTTGGTATTTTCCATCTATATAAAGGGAAATTTAGGGGAAATTTCAGATCATTTTGGGATATCATTAAAATATTTGGATATGAAAGAATTAAAAACACTTCTAACTCCTTATTTTAAAAATATTATGGAATATGAGAAGGAGTTTAAATTAGCTTTTGATACTCCCATGGAGGGATTAAAACACCTTAAAAATACTGGAGTAACAGGTATAGGGTATACAAATACACAGATGATTAGGAGTTATTTATCAAAACAATTGACTTATAGAGTTGGATATTTTGTCTGCGAAAAATAA
- a CDS encoding SIR2 family protein, translating to MEIFKNVNYNNYALWIGDNINKKLNIPTKNELALTIFKELSEDIKKKVENKERLTEVSQVFLDSATGNMLNLISLLSSELELEDRPNPYSYLSEIGAIDTIITHDHSEILESIWKEGEIHNVFCEKELTRSNVNLFKILGDYNHTERIILTSQNMRKVKKLKLYDHFWKKLNGELENKNLILLGVNLDEDTKDILSLVFSKTNLLNTARYFVTSNPISLEDESWLISNEFEFIYEDDLNFVKKMALYFNNENIDTIKKEIDLVEDIENIQSIEIEGNNQIEESKLNTKILEEIVEKVMVEEEKSENIEEVQLKIFEKEEDATVIDEKTNNLEVHEIAVDKEEKVIEESFETLEINVEVQTTTVKSVEEIEETAIEDTFEAVEKKIKVETIKLQSTEVEEEIPTATDEKDETIIDSAFEAIEEHIEIERAEAELTEEKYIVENLEIPLYLDEKTLKGEIIETEVRNRQRRLVEFREKRYPSYKVDDFSEINHYKALDIKVPFESAEFPQVKLEKKIFAGKVDIKCNDQTIYGVAIKSHMSGKYQVVDFKNHDFTLRLLLEGDKVMKFAYKISENTVNIKGRNIYIFFKNLFSGFELNFKSKKISGNFKVISSEHVEKLDIILDTIDKYLSIKKQIKTRDINLKELLKNTRSLQVLFSYYNNTPKLTTGNITIRTSFSGDISKIEKLVLSYPISINFLGFTRSFIESTEIEINSSNISYTENQLEVQAFNAVQNTTYKKII from the coding sequence GTGAGGATATAAAGAAAAAGGTGGAAAATAAAGAGAGACTGACCGAAGTTTCCCAGGTGTTTTTAGATAGTGCTACTGGAAATATGCTAAATTTAATCTCGCTTCTTAGCAGTGAGTTAGAACTAGAAGATAGGCCAAATCCCTATTCCTATCTTTCAGAAATAGGTGCTATAGATACTATAATCACCCATGACCATTCTGAAATTTTAGAATCTATATGGAAAGAAGGAGAGATCCATAACGTCTTTTGCGAAAAAGAACTCACAAGATCTAATGTTAACTTATTTAAGATCTTAGGAGATTATAACCATACAGAAAGGATAATATTAACTTCTCAAAATATGAGAAAAGTTAAGAAATTAAAATTATATGATCATTTTTGGAAAAAATTGAATGGAGAATTAGAAAATAAAAATTTGATCTTACTAGGAGTTAACCTAGATGAAGACACCAAAGATATTCTTAGTCTGGTATTTTCTAAAACAAATTTATTAAATACAGCTAGATATTTTGTAACTTCTAACCCTATCTCTTTAGAGGACGAATCATGGTTAATTTCAAATGAATTTGAATTTATCTACGAAGATGACTTAAACTTTGTAAAAAAAATGGCTTTATATTTTAATAATGAAAATATAGACACCATAAAAAAAGAGATTGATTTAGTTGAGGATATAGAAAATATTCAATCGATTGAGATCGAAGGTAACAATCAGATTGAAGAGAGTAAACTAAATACCAAAATTTTAGAAGAAATCGTAGAAAAAGTAATGGTTGAAGAAGAAAAAAGTGAAAATATAGAAGAAGTACAATTAAAAATATTTGAAAAGGAAGAAGACGCCACAGTAATCGATGAAAAAACAAATAATCTAGAGGTCCATGAAATAGCTGTAGACAAGGAAGAAAAAGTAATTGAAGAGTCTTTCGAGACTCTAGAAATAAATGTAGAGGTTCAAACAACAACGGTCAAATCAGTGGAAGAAATAGAAGAAACAGCAATTGAAGATACCTTTGAGGCTGTAGAAAAAAAGATCAAGGTTGAAACAATAAAGCTTCAGTCTACTGAAGTGGAAGAAGAAATTCCCACAGCAACTGATGAAAAAGATGAAACTATAATTGATAGTGCCTTTGAGGCTATAGAGGAACATATCGAGATTGAAAGAGCAGAAGCCGAACTAACAGAAGAGAAATATATAGTAGAAAACTTAGAAATCCCTCTATACCTAGATGAGAAGACACTAAAAGGGGAAATAATTGAAACTGAAGTCAGAAACAGACAAAGAAGATTAGTTGAGTTTAGGGAAAAAAGATACCCGTCTTACAAAGTTGATGATTTTTCAGAAATCAACCACTATAAAGCCCTGGATATAAAAGTTCCCTTTGAATCTGCTGAATTTCCTCAGGTAAAATTAGAGAAAAAAATATTTGCTGGAAAGGTAGATATAAAATGTAATGACCAGACAATCTATGGAGTTGCAATTAAATCTCATATGTCGGGTAAATATCAAGTTGTAGATTTTAAAAATCATGATTTCACTTTAAGACTTCTATTAGAAGGCGACAAAGTCATGAAGTTTGCCTATAAAATTTCTGAAAATACAGTTAATATCAAGGGAAGAAATATTTATATATTCTTTAAAAACTTATTCAGCGGATTTGAATTGAATTTTAAAAGTAAAAAAATTAGTGGAAATTTCAAGGTTATTTCAAGTGAACATGTAGAAAAATTAGATATAATTTTAGACACAATAGATAAATATCTGTCTATAAAGAAACAGATAAAGACTAGAGACATTAATTTAAAAGAACTTCTAAAAAATACTAGAAGTTTACAGGTCTTATTTAGCTATTATAACAATACTCCCAAGCTAACAACTGGAAACATTACCATCAGAACTAGTTTTTCAGGAGATATAAGTAAGATAGAAAAACTTGTACTAAGCTATCCTATCAGTATCAACTTTTTAGGATTTACAAGATCATTTATAGAATCAACTGAGATTGAGATAAATAGTTCAAATATAAGCTATACAGAAAATCAATTAGAAGTACAGGCTTTCAATGCTGTTCAAAATACAACATATAAAAAAATCATATAA